CCATTCGTGCTTTTTTGTATTTCAAACCCTAAGTTATCGATTTCGGTGGCTGTGACCCATTCAAGATAAGCATAGTGATTAGAGGCATTGACACTAAAGGAAATGAGCTCAACGGGTAGTGCAGAACAAGCCCCGCCATTGCAGGATACTGTACCATAGTACCCTGAGTCATCTGTCCCACTATTGGTGATGACTCCATCTACTATTAGAGCCCCATTTCCCGATAAAATCCCAAAGCTACCTGTTTGCAGACCTCCCGTGATATTCATGGTGCCGTCTAACTCGAGCATTGTGGAAGATATATTGCCAAAGAAAGTGTCCCCATCTATAGTGAATTGCGCTCCTTCTTCTATCGTAATGTTCGCTCCAAAATCGATTGAAAAGCTGCCGTTTATTTCTACTAAACCATTAGGGGAAGTATCATCCCCTTGCACGGTGATCAATCCTCCATTTTGAATAAAGGTAGGAGAAGTAATTGTCAAAGAACCCGTTTCTTCAATAACAATGTTGGCATTGGAAAGGACATCTCCGGTATTTGTAATGCTACAATCTGTAGAGATGTTGAAAGTCCCTCCGAGAGAGAGGTCACTTCCATCTATGGCTGGACATGTTTGTGCTAAGCTAAGAATTGGTGATACGAGTGCACAGAGTAATATAAATTTACCTTTGTTAAAGGGCATGCTTGTAGGTTTAGGTAGTCGGTAGGCAATGGTTGTTTAAATTTAAGAGCTTAGATCCAAACCTGCATATGTATTGATCTAAATCATGATATTCCATGGATTAATTCATGGAATAGAGCTAAACAATCTATAGTTAATACATTTTTAATGGCGGGTTAATAATAGAATGAGCAAACTTATTTCTTGATGTAACTATTGTTACAATCCCAAGATGGTTAGAGCCGTACCTTTGTTGTATAGTTTAAATGAAGAACTTTAAAAACATTGACTCATGAAGATAGAACAGATATATACTGGGTGTTTGGCGCAGGGAGCGTACTACATCGAGAGCAAGGGAGAGGCAGCCATCATTGATCCGCTGCGTGAAGTAGGCTCGTACATCGCTAAGGCCGAAGCAGACGGTGCAGCCATCAAATATATTTTCGAAACACATTTTCATGCGGATTTCGTGTCTGGGCATGTGGACCTTGCTCAGAAGACTGGTGGGCAGATCGTCTATGGTCCGAATGCAGAGACGGCTTTTGAGAGTCACATCGGTACGGATGGTGAGGTTTTTGAGCTTGGAGATGTTAGGATCAAACTCCTACATACCCCAGGACACACCATGGAGAGCAGCACTTATTTGCTCTACGACGAGTCGGGTAGGGAACATGCGATATTCTCGGGGGACACTTTGTTTATCGGGGATGTAGGACGGCCTGATCTAGCGGTGAAGACGGATTTGACGCGAGAGGATTTGGCGAGTCATTTGTTCGATAGTTTGAGGGATAAAATTATGACTTTGCCAGACGAGGTGATAGTCTATCCAGCGCATGGTGCTGGGTCGGCTTGTGGCAAGAACATGTCCAAGGAGACGTGGGATACGCTGGGCAACCAAAAGGAAGTAAACTACGCACTCAGAGCAGACATGACGCGTGAGGAGTTCATCAAAGAGGTGACTTCTGGGATTTTGCCTCCCCCACAGTACTTTGCCAAGAATGCCATGATGAATAAGTCAGGCTATGACAGCATCGATGAGGTAATGGCCAAAGGAAATATAGCCTTGGATGTAGATGTTTTCGAAGCGATGGCCAACCACGAAGGTGCATTGGTGTTGGATACGCGTAGCAAGACGGATTTTGTGGCGTCACACATTCCTAATGCTATATTCATCGGGATCGATGGGAGTTTTGCGCCATGGGTAGGTGCTTTGATTACGGATTTGAAACAACCGATCGTATTGGTGGCTGATGAGGGGCGTGAAGAGGAAGTCCTGACCAGACTTTCCCGCGTAGGGTATGACAATACGCTCGGATATCTCAAGGGAGGAATGACAGCTTGGAAACAAGCGGGCAAGGATACCGACAGTATCGAATCGGTCACTGCCGAGGAGCTAGAACAGCGCATGGCTAGTGAGTCCATGACTGTGATGGATGCGCGCAAGCCAGGAGAGTATGCTTCAGAGCATGTCGATGGAGCTTTGTCGTTTCCTTTGGATTTCATCAATGGTCACATGGACGAACTGGACAAGAATGAGAAATATTACATCCACTGTGCGAGTGGCTACCGGTCTGTCATCGCCAGCTCGATTCTAAAATCACGTGGTTTTTACAATATCGCGGACGTGGCAGGTGGATTTAAAGCCATACAGGAGACAGGAATCAAAAAGTCAGATTATGTTTGCCCTTCGACATTAAAGTAGGATCAATCAAAAGTTATTTACCATGTACGAAAATATTGATGAAGAAGAATTTGCTGAGAAATTGGCCGCTGATGACAATGCTGTCTTGTTGGACGTGAGAACACAGCAGGAGTGGGATTCTGGCTATATCAAAGGAGCGATCTTGTTGGACTTTTTCAATCCAGAATTTCCTAAGGAAGTAGAGAAGCTTGACAAAGCCAAAAACTACTACATCTACTGCCGCAGTGGTAACCGTAGTGGGCAGGCCTGTGGCCTCATGGAAGGCATGGGCTTTGCCGGGGAACTGTACAACTTAGAAGGTGGTGTGATGGCATGGACTGGTGATTTGGAAGAGTAATCCACTACGCGAACAAGACACGAAAGAAAGCCTATTGCAACTTTGCAATAGGCTTTCTTGTTTTTGCCCCACCGTAACATATGTTACATTTTAGGGCAAACGGAGACTGTATTTTTGTAGAGTAAAAAAATAGAATGATGGGGTTATTGGATTTATTAGGGTTCGGAAAAAAGAGTAAGGAAGTCATGGTGGAAGCATTGAAAGATGGTGCAGTGATCGTCGATGTACGGTCTCCTGCGGAGTTTCAGGGAGGACATGTCGCTGGAGCGCACAATTATCCTTTGGATAGAATAGGTAGTCAGTTGGAGGGGCTTAAAGCTGCAGGGAAGCCAGTGGTATTCTGCTGTGCGAGTGGTATGCGAAGCGGGAGGGCTACCTCTCAGGCCAAGTCTGCAGGGATCACTGCCTACAATGGGGGCGGATGGATGTCACTCA
The DNA window shown above is from Reichenbachiella sp. 5M10 and carries:
- a CDS encoding rhodanese-like domain-containing protein, with the protein product MMGLLDLLGFGKKSKEVMVEALKDGAVIVDVRSPAEFQGGHVAGAHNYPLDRIGSQLEGLKAAGKPVVFCCASGMRSGRATSQAKSAGITAYNGGGWMSLNGIVQELKESH
- a CDS encoding rhodanese-like domain-containing protein, producing the protein MKIEQIYTGCLAQGAYYIESKGEAAIIDPLREVGSYIAKAEADGAAIKYIFETHFHADFVSGHVDLAQKTGGQIVYGPNAETAFESHIGTDGEVFELGDVRIKLLHTPGHTMESSTYLLYDESGREHAIFSGDTLFIGDVGRPDLAVKTDLTREDLASHLFDSLRDKIMTLPDEVIVYPAHGAGSACGKNMSKETWDTLGNQKEVNYALRADMTREEFIKEVTSGILPPPQYFAKNAMMNKSGYDSIDEVMAKGNIALDVDVFEAMANHEGALVLDTRSKTDFVASHIPNAIFIGIDGSFAPWVGALITDLKQPIVLVADEGREEEVLTRLSRVGYDNTLGYLKGGMTAWKQAGKDTDSIESVTAEELEQRMASESMTVMDARKPGEYASEHVDGALSFPLDFINGHMDELDKNEKYYIHCASGYRSVIASSILKSRGFYNIADVAGGFKAIQETGIKKSDYVCPSTLK
- a CDS encoding T9SS type A sorting domain-containing protein, whose translation is MPFNKGKFILLCALVSPILSLAQTCPAIDGSDLSLGGTFNISTDCSITNTGDVLSNANIVIEETGSLTITSPTFIQNGGLITVQGDDTSPNGLVEINGSFSIDFGANITIEEGAQFTIDGDTFFGNISSTMLELDGTMNITGGLQTGSFGILSGNGALIVDGVITNSGTDDSGYYGTVSCNGGACSALPVELISFSVNASNHYAYLEWVTATEIDNLGFEIQKSTNGLQYETIGFIEGNGTTNQKQYYSFTDLNFNESAYYRLKQLDYHETHVFSPTLFLQAPSQTNITLFPSTVSREVQFSSSTNPYTMMLTNSFGHVILSHNSPASIETIGNMINQKIPSLPSGLYLVKLSSPTGQQTLKFLKN
- a CDS encoding rhodanese-like domain-containing protein, yielding MYENIDEEEFAEKLAADDNAVLLDVRTQQEWDSGYIKGAILLDFFNPEFPKEVEKLDKAKNYYIYCRSGNRSGQACGLMEGMGFAGELYNLEGGVMAWTGDLEE